Within Actinoplanes sp. L3-i22, the genomic segment GCCCGGCCACACCCCACGAGACGGTGCGGACGAACGCGTGGTGGCTGCGGCGGCCCTCGACCGAGTACTTCGCGTCGCGCCGGCTCGCCAGCTCCTCGTACGTGGTGGTGCCGCTCTTCTCGCCGTTGACGTAGCTGACGCACTCGTCGCCGGGACCCATCTTCAGGCCGTCGCACTCGACGGGGTGCCGGTACCCCTGATCGAGCGAGTCGCGGTCGAGCTCCGCGGCGGTCAGCGTGTGCCGGTCCACCGTCCACAGCCCGCCCGCGACGATGCCGAGCCCGATCACCAGCTGGACGATCCACCCGAAGAGTCTTCTGCGCACGGCGACCTGTATAGCAGCCCGTCCGGCCCGTTTTCCGCCCCGTTCCGGCGCCGGCCACCACGAAAGTGGACTAGCAGCAATTCCGGGCGGGCGTCGCGGAAATGCGCGGACACGGGCCGAACAGCCACTGCCGGAAGACACCCGGACATCCGATTACGGTAAACACGGTGAGGCGAAATCAATTGCTTCGGTACGAATGCGAAATAGTCTTTCCCCGTCCCAGTCGATCACCGAACCAACGGGGAGTCATCTCATGTTCCGTCTCCTGACCGCCGGCGCCGCCGCGCTCGCCGCCGTCGCGATCGCCGCACCTGCCCAGGCCGGCCCGCGGCCCGAACCCACGCCCGACCAGCGGATGACGATCCGGGTGGTGAACGCGAACGGCTCGGGCTGCCCGGACGGCACCACGAAGATCGCGGTCTCGCCGGACAACACCGCCTTCACGCTCACCTACTCGGATTACACCGCCCAGGTCGGCCCGAAAGCCACTCCCCTGGATTTCCGGAAGAATTGCCAGCTGGCCCTGGACGTGAAGGTGCCGACCGGATTCACGTTCGCGATCGCGAGCGCGGACTATCGCGGATATGCCAGCCTGGCGCGGGGCGCGTGGGCCCAGGAATCCGCGAACTACTATTTCCAGGGCCATTCCCGGACCACTCGTTTCGAGCACACCCTGAAGGGCCCGTTCGACGACGACTGGCAGCGCGGGGACCGGGTCGGCATCGCGTCGCTGAGCTACCTGCCGTGCGGCGAGCGCCGATTCCTCAACATCAACACCGACCTGCGGGTGAACCGCGGCTCGTCGGACGCCCGCACCCAGACCAGCTTCATCTCGATGGACTCGACCGACGCGGCGATCAACACCGTCTACCACGTAGCCTGGCGCAAGTGCGCCTGACCTCTCGCAGTTCGAGTCAGCCCTGAGCCGGCTGTTCTAACCTGGCCCACCCGCATTGCGCCCGCCAAGGGCGCAATGCCTGCGAGCCGGAGGCGACGCCGGATAGCTCAGTTATCGAAAGCCGCCCACGGGCTCTCCGCGGGCGGGCGGTGGCGGCCGGCCGTCTCCTCGACGGTCGGCTCCGCCGGCCCATCGGCGCTCGCCTGCAGCGCGCGGTGCGCGAAGACCGAGGCCAGCGCGGTGGTGATCGGCACCGCGGTGATCAGCCCGATCGTGCCGACCGCGCTGCGGACCAGCTCCTGGGCGATCAGCTGACCGGTGAGCAGTTCGCCGACCGGAGTGCCGCCAGTCGCGAAGAGCAACATCAACGGCAGCGAGGCGCCCGCGTACGCGAGGACGATGGTGTTGATCACCGAGGCGATGTGCGCGCGGCCGATCCTGGTCGCGGCGCCGTAGAGGCGGCGGAAGCCGTACGCCGGATTCGCCAGCGCCAGCTCGGTGACCGTCGCCGACTGGGTGACCGTCACGTCGTCGAGCACCCCGAGCGAGCCGATCACGATGCTGGCCAGCAGCAGGCCCTGCATGTTGACCGAGCCCTGGGTGATCGACAGGAAGTTCGAGGTGTCGTCGGCGACGC encodes:
- a CDS encoding DUF4360 domain-containing protein encodes the protein MFRLLTAGAAALAAVAIAAPAQAGPRPEPTPDQRMTIRVVNANGSGCPDGTTKIAVSPDNTAFTLTYSDYTAQVGPKATPLDFRKNCQLALDVKVPTGFTFAIASADYRGYASLARGAWAQESANYYFQGHSRTTRFEHTLKGPFDDDWQRGDRVGIASLSYLPCGERRFLNINTDLRVNRGSSDARTQTSFISMDSTDAAINTVYHVAWRKCA